One Telluria mixta DNA window includes the following coding sequences:
- a CDS encoding MSMEG_1061 family FMN-dependent PPOX-type flavoprotein, with protein MSRPDLDTLYDPPAERIQKAVLDRLIDFHRDYLRVATFFCLATGSERGLDASPRGGPPGFVHALDDHHVAFADWPGNNRIESLRNLERDERAGMLFLFPGLEIFMRINGRARATTDDALLARFAEGGKRPKTAIVVTIDEVLFHCGKAVNRAGLWRPERHLDRATLPTPGQMVEALNAAAQGRTADAVAAAQLDAHYEHGVRHDLYG; from the coding sequence ATGTCCCGTCCCGACCTCGACACGTTGTACGACCCGCCGGCCGAACGCATCCAGAAGGCCGTGCTCGACCGGTTGATCGATTTCCACCGCGACTACCTGCGCGTTGCCACGTTCTTCTGCCTCGCCACCGGCAGTGAGCGCGGCCTGGACGCATCGCCGCGCGGCGGCCCGCCCGGCTTCGTGCACGCGCTCGACGACCATCACGTCGCGTTCGCCGACTGGCCCGGCAACAACCGCATCGAATCGCTGCGCAACCTGGAGCGCGACGAGCGCGCCGGCATGCTGTTTCTTTTTCCCGGCCTCGAGATCTTCATGCGCATCAACGGCCGCGCCCGCGCCACGACGGACGACGCGCTGCTGGCGCGCTTTGCCGAAGGCGGCAAGCGGCCGAAGACGGCCATCGTCGTCACCATCGACGAAGTCCTGTTTCACTGCGGGAAAGCCGTCAACCGTGCCGGTTTGTGGCGGCCCGAGCGCCACCTCGACCGGGCAACACTGCCCACACCGGGGCAGATGGTCGAGGCGCTGAACGCCGCGGCGCAGGGCCGTACCGCCGATGCCGTGGCGGCCGCCCAGCTCGACGCGCATTACGAGCACGGCGTGCGGCACGACCTGTACGGCTGA
- a CDS encoding LacI family DNA-binding transcriptional regulator: MKKDSSSSPMVTVHEVARVAGVSAATVSRFLNGTAKVSEEKRQAIESVIEKLNYKPNVLAQNLKTGSSRTIGVLTQSLVSGYFADAMAGIDEALQGTGYAPLIVSGHWHADEEAERIELLIARRVDGLVILSGKLKDAQILKLSQRVPIVAFGRDLSAPRAYGFCLDNYWGACEAVGYLIDQGHRNIAFITGPSDHQDALARLAGYRDTLAKHGIKEQQQLIVGGDFQESSGLLAVERLLESGQRFSAIFCANDLTAYGARLALYRRGIRVPEDISVIGFDDLHSSMYTTPPLTTVRQPLFDVGKCLGRAIVKMIGHETLDIEVPQLNLVVRESVKRVD; encoded by the coding sequence ATGAAAAAGGATTCCAGCAGCTCGCCGATGGTCACGGTCCACGAGGTCGCCCGCGTGGCGGGCGTGTCCGCGGCGACGGTCTCGCGCTTCCTGAACGGCACCGCCAAGGTGTCGGAGGAAAAGCGCCAGGCCATCGAAAGCGTCATCGAAAAGCTCAATTACAAGCCGAACGTGCTGGCCCAGAACCTCAAGACGGGCAGCTCGCGCACCATCGGCGTCCTGACGCAGTCGCTCGTGTCGGGCTACTTCGCCGACGCGATGGCCGGCATCGACGAGGCCCTGCAGGGCACGGGCTACGCGCCGCTGATCGTGTCGGGCCACTGGCATGCGGACGAGGAGGCGGAGCGCATCGAGCTCCTGATCGCGCGCCGCGTGGACGGTCTGGTGATCCTGAGCGGTAAATTGAAGGATGCGCAGATCCTGAAACTGTCGCAGCGCGTGCCCATCGTCGCCTTCGGCCGCGACCTGAGCGCGCCGCGCGCGTACGGCTTCTGCCTCGACAATTACTGGGGCGCGTGCGAAGCGGTGGGCTACCTGATCGACCAGGGCCACCGCAACATCGCGTTCATCACCGGCCCGTCCGACCACCAGGATGCCTTGGCCCGCCTGGCCGGCTACCGCGATACCTTGGCCAAGCACGGCATCAAGGAACAGCAGCAACTGATCGTCGGCGGCGACTTCCAGGAATCGAGCGGCCTGCTGGCCGTCGAACGCCTGCTGGAATCCGGCCAGCGCTTTTCCGCGATCTTCTGCGCGAACGACCTGACCGCCTACGGCGCGCGCCTGGCGTTGTACCGGCGCGGCATCCGCGTGCCGGAAGACATCTCCGTCATCGGGTTCGACGACCTGCACAGCTCGATGTACACGACGCCGCCGCTGACCACCGTGCGCCAGCCGCTGTTCGACGTCGGCAAGTGCCTGGGCCGCGCGATCGTCAAGATGATCGGGCACGAGACGCTCGACATCGAGGTGCCGCAGCTGAACCTCGTCGTGCGCGAGTCCGTCAAGCGCGTCGACTGA
- a CDS encoding GNAT family N-acetyltransferase, with product MKIVPLEGRHVRLEPFDETLREPVRRALDCDPDAWRLFAINGQGEGFDGFWDSLNAQVAQGGWIAYAVRSVATGAVVGTTSFLNIKPTRQTVEIGGTFLHPDARSTLVNAEAKYLMLAHAFGSGMRRVELLTDARNLRSQAAIAKLGAVREGVLRRERVTWTGQVRDSVLFAITDLDWPDVRARLERRLGVHSLESA from the coding sequence ATGAAAATTGTCCCTCTCGAAGGCCGCCACGTGCGGCTCGAACCGTTCGACGAGACGCTCCGCGAACCCGTGCGGCGCGCGCTCGATTGCGATCCCGACGCGTGGCGCCTGTTCGCGATCAACGGGCAGGGTGAGGGCTTCGACGGCTTTTGGGACAGTCTCAACGCCCAGGTGGCGCAGGGTGGCTGGATCGCCTACGCCGTTCGTAGCGTCGCGACCGGCGCCGTGGTCGGTACCACCAGCTTCCTGAACATCAAGCCCACACGCCAGACCGTGGAGATCGGCGGCACGTTCCTCCATCCGGACGCACGCTCCACGCTCGTCAACGCGGAAGCGAAATACCTGATGCTGGCGCATGCGTTCGGGAGCGGCATGCGCCGCGTGGAGCTGCTGACGGACGCGCGCAATCTGCGCAGCCAGGCCGCCATCGCGAAACTGGGCGCCGTGCGCGAGGGCGTGCTGCGGCGCGAAAGAGTCACGTGGACGGGCCAGGTGCGCGACAGCGTGCTGTTCGCGATCACCGACCTCGATTGGCCGGACGTGCGGGCGCGCCTGGAGCGGAGGCTCGGCGTCCATTCTCTCGAGAGCGCGTGA
- a CDS encoding AraC family transcriptional regulator: MSIPVVHHTQPFPDCFDPTPARPVTLTARDLEASDNVAPHTHTFGQLTYAREGVIRLTAAGSSWIVPPSRAIWTAPGVVHEVTVLEPVRLRPVRIHAARSPFPGEACRVLEVSTLLRELILALEQLPQLEPSPRATLLSELMLDELARSPALPIRVPLPRDKRLQSLCERLLDDPGATHTLADWARQVGASERTLARLFERELGMSFTEWRQQVRLAHAAPLIARGMPLSRVADELGYTSQSAFSHMFRKTFGCSPSAFFAQR, from the coding sequence GTGAGCATCCCCGTCGTACACCATACGCAGCCGTTCCCGGACTGCTTCGACCCGACGCCGGCGCGGCCCGTCACCTTGACGGCGCGCGACCTGGAGGCGTCCGACAACGTCGCGCCGCACACGCACACCTTCGGCCAGCTGACCTATGCGCGCGAAGGCGTGATCCGCCTGACGGCCGCCGGCAGCAGCTGGATCGTGCCGCCGTCGCGCGCGATCTGGACGGCGCCCGGCGTCGTGCACGAAGTGACGGTGCTCGAACCGGTGCGCCTGCGCCCGGTGCGCATCCACGCCGCGCGCTCGCCCTTCCCTGGCGAGGCGTGCCGCGTGCTGGAGGTGTCCACCCTGCTGCGCGAACTGATCCTCGCACTGGAACAACTGCCGCAACTGGAACCGTCGCCGCGCGCGACGCTCTTGTCCGAACTGATGCTGGACGAACTGGCGCGCTCGCCCGCGCTGCCGATCCGCGTGCCGCTGCCGCGCGACAAGCGCCTGCAAAGCCTGTGCGAACGCCTGCTCGACGACCCCGGCGCCACGCACACGCTGGCCGACTGGGCGCGCCAGGTCGGCGCATCGGAACGCACGCTGGCGCGCCTGTTCGAGCGCGAACTGGGGATGAGTTTCACCGAATGGCGCCAGCAGGTGCGCCTCGCGCACGCGGCGCCGCTGATCGCGCGCGGGATGCCCTTGTCGCGCGTGGCGGACGAACTGGGCTATACGAGCCAGTCGGCCTTTTCGCACATGTTCAGGAAGACGTTCGGCTGTTCGCCGTCGGCGTTTTTCGCGCAGCGCTGA
- a CDS encoding LysR family transcriptional regulator, giving the protein MEHLDSFIYSAEDGGFSAAARRLGMTPAGVSKNVARLEANLGVRLFRRSTRKLSLTEEGEQLLREVAEPWHRIQDAMAVVRQGANHAVGPLRVAMAPAVGRMHFVPMLAEFRRRYPEVLPDLHFDNRQVDLIAEGFDVAIGGGVELPQGVVARELARVRILLAASPEYLARRGTPTHPDDLAAHDGIARRSIRTGRLQTLTLRDEAGKVAPYDPRPVAVLDDPEAMAHAAAAGLGVALLPAPHAGPLLADGRLVRILPDWYAETGPLFLYYSNRRLLPAKTRVFVDFVVERFREQGLAAHFAG; this is encoded by the coding sequence ATGGAGCATCTGGATTCCTTCATCTACAGCGCCGAGGACGGCGGCTTTTCCGCAGCCGCGCGCCGCTTGGGCATGACGCCGGCCGGTGTCAGCAAGAACGTGGCGCGGCTCGAGGCGAACCTGGGCGTGCGCCTGTTCCGGCGCAGCACGCGCAAGCTGAGCCTGACGGAAGAGGGCGAGCAATTGCTGCGCGAAGTGGCCGAGCCGTGGCACCGCATCCAGGACGCGATGGCCGTCGTGCGCCAGGGCGCCAACCACGCCGTCGGGCCGCTGAGGGTGGCGATGGCGCCGGCCGTCGGGCGCATGCATTTCGTGCCGATGCTGGCGGAGTTCCGCCGCCGCTATCCCGAGGTGCTGCCCGACCTGCACTTCGATAACCGGCAAGTCGACCTGATCGCGGAAGGGTTCGATGTCGCGATCGGCGGCGGTGTCGAGCTGCCGCAGGGCGTCGTCGCGCGCGAGCTGGCGCGGGTGCGCATCCTGCTCGCGGCGTCACCCGAGTACCTGGCCCGGCGCGGCACGCCCACGCACCCGGACGACCTGGCCGCGCACGACGGCATCGCGCGCCGCTCCATCCGCACGGGCCGGCTGCAGACGCTCACCCTGCGCGACGAAGCGGGCAAGGTGGCGCCGTACGATCCACGGCCCGTCGCGGTGCTGGACGATCCGGAAGCGATGGCGCATGCGGCCGCCGCCGGTCTCGGCGTCGCGCTGCTGCCCGCGCCGCACGCGGGGCCGCTGCTGGCGGACGGGCGCCTCGTACGCATCCTGCCGGACTGGTATGCGGAGACGGGGCCGCTGTTCCTCTACTATTCGAACCGGCGGCTGCTGCCCGCGAAGACGCGTGTGTTCGTTGATTTCGTCGTCGAGCGCTTCCGCGAACAGGGGCTGGCCGCGCACTTTGCCGGATGA
- a CDS encoding Ppx/GppA phosphatase family protein, with translation MYAAVDLGSNSFRLHIGEPIAGQIHIVRTARDPIRLAAGLGPDNALSEAAVETALRTLRDFSGILRQFRLDAVRVVATNTMRVASNAEAILPRLEEAIGYPIEIISGEEEGRLIYMGVARALGRRTERRLVIDIGGGSTEVIAAHGDDIDIVESFSIGTHPQSATYFQGGHISADAFETAVNAARAQFEDLADQYRQHGWDAVYGSSGTMRAINEVIVRNRIGDGTMSLASLLALRDKLIELGHVDAFDLPGVKRERVIVMTGGLSILIGVMQELGVPAMTAINAGLRLGVLSDLELRANRHDRRDLAIQDCMRRFGVDAQRAARTASIAKTLFDKLAPQDEAVVHHLLRSAMLHEVGQAVSHTGAHKHAAYIVEHADLPGFTAREQRLMSLIVLGQKGNLRKVREVLGVPDLAKAVLALRLAAVFMHARVDGDVDAVRLRMKGRIDIETPRGWLRQHPTVAAWFEKEAAAWGDVGVPFNVTT, from the coding sequence ATGTACGCTGCAGTCGACCTCGGCTCCAACTCGTTCCGCCTGCACATCGGCGAGCCGATCGCGGGCCAGATCCACATCGTGCGCACCGCGCGCGACCCGATCCGTCTCGCGGCAGGCCTCGGCCCGGACAATGCCCTGTCCGAGGCAGCGGTCGAGACGGCGCTGCGCACCCTGCGCGACTTCAGCGGCATCCTGCGCCAGTTCCGGCTGGACGCGGTGCGCGTCGTCGCCACCAACACGATGCGCGTGGCCAGCAATGCCGAGGCCATATTGCCGCGCCTGGAAGAGGCGATCGGCTATCCGATCGAGATCATCTCCGGCGAGGAAGAGGGGCGCCTGATCTACATGGGCGTCGCGCGCGCGCTGGGCCGGCGCACGGAACGGCGGCTCGTGATCGACATCGGCGGCGGCTCGACGGAAGTTATCGCGGCGCATGGCGACGACATCGACATCGTCGAATCGTTCAGCATCGGCACGCATCCGCAGAGCGCCACGTATTTCCAGGGCGGCCACATCAGCGCGGACGCGTTCGAGACGGCCGTCAACGCGGCGCGCGCCCAGTTCGAGGACCTGGCCGACCAGTATCGCCAGCATGGCTGGGATGCCGTTTACGGCTCGTCCGGCACCATGCGCGCGATTAACGAGGTCATCGTGCGCAACCGGATCGGCGACGGCACGATGTCGCTGGCGAGCCTGCTCGCGCTGCGCGACAAGCTCATCGAACTCGGTCACGTCGACGCATTCGACCTGCCGGGCGTGAAGCGCGAGCGCGTGATCGTGATGACGGGCGGCCTGTCGATCCTGATCGGCGTGATGCAGGAGCTGGGGGTGCCCGCCATGACAGCGATTAATGCCGGCCTGCGCCTGGGGGTGCTGTCCGACCTGGAACTGCGCGCCAACCGCCACGACCGCCGCGACCTGGCCATCCAGGACTGCATGCGCCGCTTCGGCGTCGACGCGCAGCGCGCCGCGCGCACGGCATCCATCGCGAAGACCCTGTTCGACAAGCTGGCGCCGCAGGACGAAGCCGTCGTCCACCATCTGCTGCGCAGCGCCATGCTGCACGAGGTCGGGCAGGCCGTCTCGCACACGGGGGCGCACAAGCACGCGGCCTACATCGTCGAACACGCCGACCTGCCGGGTTTCACCGCGCGCGAGCAGCGGTTGATGAGCCTCATCGTGCTGGGCCAGAAGGGCAATCTGCGCAAGGTGCGGGAAGTGCTGGGCGTGCCCGACCTGGCCAAGGCCGTGCTGGCGCTGCGCCTCGCGGCCGTGTTCATGCACGCGCGCGTGGACGGCGACGTCGATGCCGTGCGCCTGCGCATGAAGGGCCGCATCGATATCGAGACGCCGCGCGGCTGGCTGCGCCAGCACCCGACGGTCGCGGCGTGGTTCGAGAAAGAGGCGGCCGCGTGGGGCGACGTCGGCGTGCCGTTCAACGTGACCACCTGA
- a CDS encoding MFS transporter yields MSQDSTLRADARVIALVGLAHGTSHFYHLILAALFPWLKPAFGLSYAELGLLLTAFFVVSGIGQALAGFVVDKVGARSVLFFGMAMLGVSALVLSVAGSYAALMVGALLAGVGNSIFHPADYTLLNQRVSRARLAHGFSVHGISGNIGWAAAPLFMTTVAVFSSWRMALASAAILPFAVLAILVLNRARLAPEAKPASAPAAASGEGTLSFLRLRAVWMCFGFFFLTAVSLGGIQAFSSIGLMQLYGISRELATGSYTAYMLASAGGMLLGGFVGAGRQDYDRTVAIAFAVAAALALLLGLAVVPGWLALPLMALVGFFSGIAGPSRDLMIRAAAPKNATGRVYGVVYSGLDSGLSVGPAMFGLVMDAGHPGWLFAGIALFQALAIVTAVGVGGGTRSARLQNA; encoded by the coding sequence ATGTCACAAGACAGCACCCTGCGCGCCGACGCGCGCGTGATCGCCCTGGTGGGCCTGGCCCACGGCACGTCGCATTTCTATCACCTGATCCTGGCCGCGCTGTTCCCCTGGCTGAAGCCCGCCTTCGGCCTCAGTTATGCGGAACTGGGCCTGCTGCTGACGGCGTTCTTCGTCGTCTCGGGCATCGGCCAGGCGCTGGCCGGCTTCGTCGTCGACAAGGTCGGCGCCCGCAGCGTGCTGTTCTTCGGCATGGCGATGCTGGGCGTCTCCGCCCTCGTGCTGTCGGTGGCCGGCAGCTACGCGGCGCTGATGGTGGGCGCGCTGCTGGCCGGCGTCGGCAACAGCATTTTTCACCCCGCCGACTATACGCTGCTGAACCAGCGCGTCTCGCGCGCCAGGCTGGCGCACGGCTTCTCGGTGCACGGCATCAGCGGCAACATCGGCTGGGCCGCGGCGCCGTTGTTCATGACGACGGTGGCGGTGTTCTCGAGCTGGCGCATGGCGCTGGCATCCGCCGCGATCCTGCCGTTCGCCGTGCTGGCCATCCTGGTCCTGAATCGGGCGCGCCTAGCCCCGGAAGCGAAGCCGGCCTCCGCACCGGCCGCCGCGAGCGGAGAAGGGACGCTGTCGTTCCTGCGCCTGCGGGCCGTGTGGATGTGCTTCGGCTTCTTCTTCCTGACGGCGGTGTCGCTGGGCGGCATCCAGGCCTTTTCCTCGATCGGCCTGATGCAGCTGTACGGCATCTCGCGCGAACTGGCGACGGGTTCGTACACGGCGTACATGCTGGCGTCCGCGGGCGGCATGCTGCTGGGCGGGTTCGTCGGTGCCGGGCGGCAGGACTACGACCGCACGGTCGCCATCGCCTTCGCCGTGGCCGCCGCGCTGGCCCTGCTGCTGGGACTGGCCGTCGTGCCGGGCTGGCTCGCGTTGCCGCTGATGGCGCTCGTCGGCTTCTTCTCGGGCATCGCGGGACCGTCGCGCGACCTGATGATCCGCGCGGCCGCGCCGAAGAATGCGACGGGGCGGGTGTATGGTGTCGTCTATTCGGGGCTGGATTCCGGGCTGTCCGTCGGGCCTGCCATGTTCGGGCTCGTGATGGACGCGGGGCATCCGGGATGGCTGTTTGCGGGGATTGCGCTGTTCCAGGCGCTGGCGATCGTCACGGCGGTGGGCGTGGGGGGCGGAACGCGCAGTGCCCGGTTGCAGAATGCGTGA
- a CDS encoding alkaline phosphatase family protein: MRPSWLKISLTLMTCSALWLPASAPAAGAGTPAADKPAASGQTAAQVKPPKLVVVMVIDGLPAEQVQRYRDQFGPGGLRRLLEQGASFTDAHQAHGITVTAIGHSAVLTGAYPYRHGIIGNNWIDENGKQVYCTEDTSYHYIDEETDPHDGTSPANLRVDTLGDQLRYATGNRSKVVTVSGKDRGAILLAGKTGTAYMYMDQTGDFASSTYYMDKHPAWVERFRAAKPQDRYYAKSWKPLLDDKAYADDAPYPEATTANPNRFPFTFYSESGKPAADYYGRLKTSPAVDELTLEFAEAAVDGEQLGRNPTGATDLLGVSLSGHDYVNHAYGPESRMSHDHLQQVDRKIAEFFAFLDRRVGLDNVLVVLTADHGFANTAEFARTQHADALRVNPKTLLENLNAALAERFGGAKLVKTSLLPDIHLDDDAIARRGLARADVENAAVHYLRAQPGISEVFTRTQLEQGVASKSRLGTLMQRAWNSQLSGDLLVVTTPYTIFGSGSSGASHGTPWQYDTSVPLLIMGKRWIRPGEQAGYAEVVDIASTLAQILHVRRPAGAEGRVLKEALR; the protein is encoded by the coding sequence ATGAGACCGTCCTGGCTGAAGATTTCGCTCACCCTGATGACCTGTTCCGCGCTGTGGCTGCCCGCGTCGGCCCCTGCGGCGGGCGCCGGGACGCCGGCCGCGGACAAGCCGGCGGCATCCGGCCAGACCGCCGCGCAGGTAAAGCCGCCGAAGCTCGTCGTCGTGATGGTCATCGACGGCCTGCCGGCCGAGCAGGTGCAGCGCTACCGCGACCAGTTCGGCCCCGGCGGCCTGCGCCGGCTGCTGGAGCAGGGCGCGTCGTTCACGGATGCGCACCAGGCGCACGGGATCACGGTGACGGCCATCGGCCACTCGGCCGTGCTGACGGGCGCGTATCCGTACCGGCACGGCATCATTGGCAACAACTGGATCGATGAGAATGGTAAGCAGGTCTATTGCACCGAGGACACCAGTTACCACTATATCGATGAAGAGACGGACCCGCACGACGGCACGTCGCCCGCGAACCTGCGCGTGGACACGCTCGGCGACCAGCTGCGCTATGCCACCGGCAACCGCAGCAAGGTCGTGACCGTGTCCGGCAAGGACCGCGGCGCCATCCTGCTGGCGGGAAAGACGGGCACCGCCTACATGTACATGGACCAGACGGGCGACTTTGCCAGCAGCACCTATTACATGGACAAGCATCCGGCCTGGGTCGAGCGCTTCCGCGCCGCGAAGCCGCAGGACCGCTATTACGCCAAGTCGTGGAAGCCGCTGCTGGACGACAAGGCCTACGCGGACGACGCGCCGTACCCGGAAGCGACGACGGCCAACCCGAACCGTTTTCCGTTCACGTTCTACAGCGAGAGCGGCAAGCCGGCCGCCGACTACTATGGCCGCCTGAAAACGAGTCCGGCGGTGGACGAGCTGACCCTGGAATTCGCCGAAGCGGCCGTCGACGGCGAGCAGCTGGGCCGCAATCCGACGGGCGCGACGGACCTGCTGGGCGTCAGCCTGTCCGGCCACGATTACGTGAATCACGCGTATGGCCCCGAGAGCCGCATGTCGCATGACCACCTGCAGCAGGTCGACCGCAAGATCGCCGAGTTCTTCGCGTTCCTCGACAGGCGCGTGGGCCTGGACAACGTGCTCGTCGTGCTGACGGCCGACCACGGCTTCGCCAACACGGCCGAATTCGCGCGCACGCAGCATGCGGACGCGTTGCGCGTGAATCCGAAGACGCTGCTCGAGAACCTGAACGCCGCGCTGGCCGAACGCTTCGGCGGCGCGAAACTGGTCAAGACGTCGCTGCTGCCCGACATTCACCTGGACGACGACGCCATCGCGCGCCGCGGCCTGGCCCGTGCCGACGTGGAAAACGCCGCCGTGCACTACCTGCGGGCGCAGCCGGGCATCTCGGAGGTGTTCACGCGCACGCAGCTGGAGCAGGGCGTCGCGTCCAAATCCCGTCTGGGCACGTTGATGCAGCGGGCGTGGAACAGCCAGCTGTCCGGCGACCTGCTGGTCGTCACGACGCCGTACACGATCTTCGGCAGCGGCTCGTCCGGCGCGAGCCACGGGACGCCGTGGCAGTACGACACGTCCGTGCCCCTGCTGATCATGGGCAAACGCTGGATCCGGCCGGGCGAACAGGCCGGCTATGCGGAAGTCGTCGACATCGCCTCGACCCTGGCGCAGATCCTGCACGTGCGCCGTCCGGCGGGCGCGGAGGGGCGCGTGCTGAAGGAGGCGCTGCGTTGA
- a CDS encoding AraC family transcriptional regulator yields MADLTLDPALTNRSDGPVIIVAAGSQETVRSSGAHSHCRGQLFGSTRGLITIGVDEGVWVVPTTHAIWVPPHRVHWARSHGPFQGFAVYVAEPDCAVLPAAPCSIRMSGLLREAMLRAARWPAGPLDARGERLAGVILDEIATSPVDALGLPLPRDARLLRIARALADDPADDRTLEDWARWAAIGARSLSRHFVAETGFTFTAWRQRARLLRALEMLADDVPVTRIALDLGYSTPSTFIDLFRRTFGATPAAYRQRFVAA; encoded by the coding sequence ATGGCCGACCTGACTCTCGATCCCGCCCTCACCAACCGGTCCGACGGCCCGGTCATCATCGTGGCGGCCGGCAGCCAGGAAACGGTGCGCAGCTCGGGCGCGCACAGCCACTGCCGCGGCCAGCTGTTCGGGTCGACGCGCGGGCTGATCACGATCGGGGTGGACGAGGGCGTGTGGGTCGTGCCGACGACGCACGCCATCTGGGTGCCGCCGCACCGCGTGCATTGGGCGCGCTCGCACGGGCCGTTCCAGGGCTTTGCCGTCTACGTGGCCGAACCCGATTGCGCAGTGCTCCCTGCCGCGCCGTGCAGCATCCGCATGTCGGGCCTGCTGCGCGAGGCGATGCTGCGCGCCGCGCGTTGGCCGGCGGGGCCGCTGGATGCGCGCGGCGAGCGGCTGGCCGGCGTCATCCTGGACGAGATCGCGACGTCGCCCGTCGACGCGCTGGGCCTGCCGCTGCCGCGCGACGCGCGCCTGCTGCGCATTGCCCGCGCGCTCGCCGACGACCCGGCCGACGACCGCACCCTCGAGGACTGGGCCCGCTGGGCCGCCATCGGCGCCCGTTCGCTGAGCCGGCATTTCGTGGCCGAGACGGGTTTTACCTTCACCGCGTGGCGCCAGCGTGCGCGGCTGTTGCGGGCGCTCGAAATGCTGGCGGACGACGTGCCCGTCACGCGCATCGCGCTCGACCTCGGCTACTCGACGCCGAGCACCTTCATCGACCTGTTCCGCCGCACATTCGGCGCGACGCCGGCCGCGTACCGGCAGCGCTTCGTGGCCGCCTGA
- a CDS encoding nuclear transport factor 2 family protein, with amino-acid sequence MNEQANISLLKQAYDAYGRGDIQSLLGMVAQDVDWELPEIEGVPFTGKRHGVSQVAEFFRILAECQEPREFKPDRFIAQDDQVVVLGHGTFAVKATGAEFSGDWCHIFRVAGGKIASFKEYDDTHQAAQAYRPRGAGAGMGAPQPSVH; translated from the coding sequence ATGAACGAGCAAGCCAACATCAGCCTGCTCAAACAGGCGTACGACGCCTATGGCAGGGGCGACATCCAGAGCCTGCTTGGCATGGTTGCGCAGGACGTCGACTGGGAACTGCCCGAGATCGAGGGCGTCCCGTTCACCGGCAAACGGCATGGCGTGTCCCAGGTGGCCGAGTTCTTCCGTATCCTGGCCGAATGCCAGGAGCCGCGCGAATTCAAGCCGGACCGCTTCATCGCCCAGGATGACCAGGTGGTCGTGCTGGGGCACGGCACGTTCGCAGTCAAGGCCACCGGCGCCGAGTTCAGCGGCGACTGGTGCCACATCTTCCGGGTCGCCGGCGGCAAGATCGCCAGCTTCAAGGAATACGACGATACCCACCAGGCCGCGCAGGCCTATCGGCCGCGGGGCGCAGGCGCGGGTATGGGGGCGCCACAGCCTTCCGTTCATTGA
- a CDS encoding SDR family oxidoreductase has translation MANTNLKEKVAFVTGGSRGIGAAIVERLAADGAAVAFTYQSSDAAAQALAGRIEAAGGRALALRADVADPQALAAAIDTAAAKFGRLDIVVNNAGVFLGGHVTEFSIADFDKTIAVNVRAVFAAAQAAARHLPDGGRIINIGSTNALRMPFAGGAVYAMSKSALTGLVKGLARDLGPRGITVNNVLPGPVDTDMNPADTDFGKSLHGFMALPRHGRPEEVASMVAWLASPEASFVTGSDLAVDGGFAA, from the coding sequence ATGGCAAACACGAATCTGAAAGAGAAAGTCGCCTTCGTCACCGGCGGTTCGCGCGGCATCGGCGCGGCCATCGTGGAGCGTCTCGCCGCCGACGGCGCCGCCGTCGCCTTCACGTACCAGTCGTCGGACGCCGCCGCGCAGGCACTGGCCGGCCGCATCGAAGCCGCCGGCGGCCGCGCCCTCGCCCTGCGCGCCGACGTGGCCGATCCGCAGGCGCTGGCCGCAGCCATCGACACCGCCGCCGCCAAATTCGGCCGGCTGGACATCGTCGTCAACAACGCGGGCGTCTTCCTCGGCGGCCACGTGACCGAATTCTCCATCGCCGATTTCGACAAGACGATCGCCGTCAACGTACGCGCCGTGTTCGCCGCCGCCCAGGCCGCCGCGCGCCACCTGCCGGACGGTGGCCGCATCATCAACATCGGCAGCACGAACGCGCTGCGCATGCCGTTCGCCGGCGGCGCGGTCTACGCGATGAGCAAGTCGGCCCTGACGGGTCTGGTAAAAGGTCTGGCGCGCGACCTGGGCCCGCGCGGCATCACCGTGAACAACGTGCTGCCGGGCCCCGTCGACACGGACATGAATCCGGCCGACACCGACTTCGGCAAATCGCTGCACGGCTTCATGGCCCTGCCGCGCCACGGCCGGCCGGAAGAAGTCGCATCGATGGTGGCGTGGCTGGCGAGCCCCGAGGCGAGTTTCGTGACGGGGTCGGATCTGGCAGTAGACGGCGGCTTCGCGGCTTAA